The proteins below come from a single Natranaerofaba carboxydovora genomic window:
- the radA gene encoding DNA repair protein RadA, which yields MTIGTNYVCNSCGYITLKWMGKCPDCDSWNTLEQMYNNKNSQNKKMPITTPVPLTELNYEDKQKVRTEIVEVDRVLGGGIFPGASVLLGGNPGIGKSTLMLQIAYRLAEKLSPVYYLSGEESPPQILDRCKRLNTLHSNIYISSETNWEIIENEIDNLNPKVIIVDSIQTIYYPELGSLPGSLKQVKECSSRLVRLTKDQEISCFIIGHVTKDGEIAGPKVLEHMVDTVLSFEGEKQHSYRILRSNKNRFGAMEIGVFEMRNTGLMEVNNPSKFFLNDRTGKESGSCVTASMEGTRPVLIEVQSLIGKTNYTTPRRMTTGVDYHRVLLIIAVLEKRLNLSLGYHDVFVNVVGGLKIKEPSVDLAVALSLVSSYQNRTIDKNLIAFGEIGLTGEVRSVTNIESRLTESKKMGYKAAVIPPSDTRKHEGMDIIHASNLKEALSVSLN from the coding sequence ATGACTATAGGGACAAATTATGTATGTAATTCATGCGGTTATATTACCTTAAAGTGGATGGGCAAATGCCCTGATTGTGACTCCTGGAATACATTAGAACAAATGTATAATAATAAGAATAGCCAGAATAAAAAAATGCCAATTACTACCCCCGTTCCTTTAACTGAATTAAACTATGAAGATAAACAAAAAGTAAGAACGGAAATAGTAGAAGTTGACAGAGTTCTCGGAGGTGGCATATTTCCTGGTGCTTCTGTATTATTAGGTGGCAATCCAGGGATAGGCAAAAGCACATTAATGCTTCAGATAGCTTACAGGCTTGCTGAGAAGCTTTCCCCTGTATACTATCTAAGTGGTGAAGAATCTCCACCCCAAATTCTTGATAGATGCAAACGGTTAAACACCCTTCACTCAAATATATACATATCTAGTGAAACCAATTGGGAAATAATTGAGAATGAGATAGATAACTTAAACCCTAAAGTTATAATTGTGGATTCTATCCAAACTATATATTATCCTGAGTTGGGTTCACTGCCGGGTAGCTTAAAGCAGGTCAAAGAATGTTCATCCCGGTTAGTAAGGCTTACAAAGGACCAGGAAATTTCCTGCTTTATTATTGGACATGTCACTAAAGATGGTGAGATAGCAGGTCCTAAGGTTTTAGAGCACATGGTTGATACAGTTCTTTCTTTTGAAGGAGAAAAACAGCATTCGTATAGAATATTAAGAAGTAACAAAAATCGTTTTGGGGCTATGGAAATAGGTGTGTTTGAGATGAGAAATACAGGGCTAATGGAAGTGAACAATCCTTCGAAGTTTTTCTTGAATGATCGTACAGGCAAAGAATCTGGTTCTTGTGTGACAGCTAGCATGGAGGGAACAAGACCGGTACTTATAGAAGTTCAATCCCTTATAGGGAAGACTAATTACACTACACCTAGGCGAATGACCACAGGTGTTGATTACCATAGGGTCTTATTAATAATTGCAGTTTTAGAAAAAAGATTAAATTTGTCCCTTGGGTATCATGATGTATTTGTTAATGTTGTTGGTGGACTTAAAATTAAAGAACCTTCCGTTGACTTAGCTGTTGCCCTTAGTCTGGTATCAAGTTATCAAAATAGAACAATTGATAAGAATTTAATAGCCTTTGGAGAGATTGGTTTGACCGGTGAAGTAAGAAGTGTTACAAATATTGAATCAAGGCTTACTGAATCCAAAAAAATGGGTTATAAAGCAGCTGTAATTCCGCCTAGTGACACAAGAAAGCATGAAGGCATGGATATAATACACGCTAGTAATCTAAAAGAGGCTTTGTCTGTTTCATTAAATTAA
- a CDS encoding CarD family transcriptional regulator: MFDIGDKVVYPVHGAGTIEAIEEREVLGEKHKYYVMRLPLGDLTVLIPTENIKEVGLREVIDENGVNKVYKILGDHQIDSEINWNQRYKVNMEKIKSGDIYEVAAVVKNLMFREKDKGLSTGEKKMLDTAKQILISELVLAGEADETEILSFIDKSLEKTS, encoded by the coding sequence ATGTTTGACATAGGAGACAAAGTGGTTTACCCGGTACATGGGGCAGGAACTATTGAAGCTATAGAAGAGCGAGAAGTCCTTGGTGAAAAGCATAAATATTATGTGATGCGGCTACCTTTAGGTGACTTGACTGTTCTGATACCAACAGAAAATATAAAAGAAGTGGGCTTAAGAGAAGTAATAGATGAAAATGGAGTAAACAAAGTTTATAAGATCTTAGGAGATCACCAGATAGATAGTGAAATAAATTGGAACCAAAGATACAAGGTTAACATGGAGAAGATTAAAAGTGGTGACATATATGAAGTGGCTGCAGTTGTTAAGAACTTGATGTTTAGAGAAAAAGACAAAGGTTTATCCACTGGAGAGAAAAAAATGCTAGACACAGCAAAACAGATATTAATAAGCGAGTTAGTGTTGGCTGGAGAAGCAGATGAAACAGAGATATTATCTTTCATTGATAAATCCTTAGAAAAAACGTCATGA
- a CDS encoding PIN/TRAM domain-containing protein, translating to MMDNLDVIREMQIGPAGMLGVSIVGGAVCGLIFYFLFPVLIRNIVQLSSWLEKKMKIIPTQDMIIGSGGFLVGLILGVLLSIPMSRIPWIGVYLALVVTIVMGYLGAVVSYNRKDDINNFLSGMGSRDKYGRNEDDTSQYSLPAVKSNRSRVVKVLDTSVIIDGRISDVCKTGFLEGPLIIPSFVLEELRHIADSSDLLKRNRGRRGLDILNKIQKELDIEVEIYEGDVDEAEVDSKLVKLAKELKGKVITNDYNLNKVAQLQGVPVLNINELANAVKPVVLPGEEMAVKVIKDGKEVDQGVAYLDDGTMIVVDGGKRHIGEKLEVMVTSVLQTAAGRMIFAKPKYQLDKSHA from the coding sequence ATGATGGACAACTTGGATGTAATAAGAGAAATGCAGATAGGTCCAGCTGGTATGTTAGGTGTATCAATTGTTGGAGGGGCAGTTTGTGGACTAATATTTTATTTTTTATTTCCAGTGTTGATAAGGAACATAGTTCAACTATCAAGCTGGCTTGAGAAAAAGATGAAAATAATACCTACCCAGGATATGATCATAGGATCTGGAGGATTTTTGGTTGGGTTAATTCTTGGAGTGCTTCTTAGTATCCCTATGTCAAGGATACCCTGGATAGGAGTTTATCTAGCTCTTGTAGTAACAATAGTTATGGGTTATTTAGGTGCTGTTGTATCTTATAACAGAAAGGATGATATTAATAACTTTCTTTCTGGAATGGGTAGTAGAGATAAATATGGGAGAAATGAAGATGACACATCACAATATTCACTGCCTGCAGTAAAAAGTAATAGAAGCAGGGTGGTCAAGGTGCTTGACACTTCTGTGATAATAGACGGTAGAATTAGCGATGTGTGTAAAACAGGTTTTCTAGAAGGACCTTTGATTATTCCAAGCTTTGTTTTAGAAGAGCTGCGGCATATAGCCGATTCATCTGACCTCCTAAAAAGGAACAGAGGCAGAAGAGGGCTTGATATCTTAAACAAAATACAAAAGGAGCTAGATATAGAAGTAGAGATATATGAGGGAGATGTAGATGAAGCAGAAGTAGATAGCAAACTAGTTAAGCTAGCTAAAGAGCTAAAGGGGAAAGTTATTACAAATGACTACAACTTGAATAAGGTGGCGCAACTGCAAGGTGTGCCTGTATTAAACATCAACGAATTGGCAAATGCTGTAAAGCCAGTGGTTCTTCCAGGCGAAGAGATGGCAGTAAAAGTGATTAAAGATGGGAAAGAAGTAGACCAAGGAGTTGCTTATCTTGATGATGGAACAATGATAGTTGTTGATGGCGGGAAAAGGCATATCGGTGAAAAATTAGAAGTTATGGTAACAAGTGTACTTCAAACAGCTGCAGGGAGAATGATTTTTGCCAAACCTAAGTATCAACTTGATAAAAGTCATGCATAA
- a CDS encoding RtcB family protein, whose product MEISNLKYQQENLYIKSDKSGNPIMKIFISPKLFSKLESTAIKQLEDASKLPGVNHPVIGLPDIHEGFGLPIGGVMAVKKEGGIVSAGAVGMDINCGVRLLKTDIPADDISAEFLKELMNKITAEIPLGTGKDGKHDILRLLNIEKVFSDGVPYLVEMGAGNKEELERIEDRGQIKGGSIDVLSKKAKKRTGQLATLGGGNHFIEFCRVKTCYNVNITDKLDIKQDKLAVLIHTGSRGIGHQVCTDYSQEMVSKRSKKELPNKGLAFSYLDSKEGERYLSAMAAASNYAFSNRQLISWIIKNIIEENIGKESNASLVYDIPHNIAKFEKHDQKELLVHRKGATRALPPGHPSINGELKETGQPAIIPGSMGTASYVVIGTDKLAESYYSVNHGAGRALSRKKAKEWINKKDFKETMKGIELPVKGIKKYLDEAPQAYKDINEVVDTLSSRNMIMKAAKLVPLAVLKGD is encoded by the coding sequence TTGGAAATATCAAATTTAAAATATCAACAAGAAAACTTATATATAAAAAGTGATAAAAGCGGTAATCCCATTATGAAAATTTTTATTTCACCTAAATTATTTTCTAAGCTTGAATCAACTGCTATTAAACAACTAGAGGATGCTTCAAAACTACCCGGGGTTAATCATCCTGTAATTGGCCTTCCTGATATTCACGAAGGCTTTGGTCTCCCAATTGGCGGTGTTATGGCAGTAAAAAAAGAAGGTGGCATTGTTTCTGCTGGTGCTGTGGGAATGGATATAAACTGTGGGGTAAGACTTTTAAAAACAGATATACCAGCTGATGATATTTCTGCCGAATTTTTAAAAGAGCTTATGAATAAAATAACAGCTGAAATACCTCTAGGAACAGGAAAAGATGGTAAACATGATATCTTAAGATTATTAAATATAGAAAAAGTATTTTCCGATGGTGTGCCGTATTTAGTGGAGATGGGTGCTGGTAACAAAGAAGAACTAGAAAGAATAGAAGACAGAGGACAGATTAAAGGCGGATCAATTGATGTTTTAAGTAAAAAAGCCAAAAAAAGAACAGGACAGCTAGCTACCCTTGGAGGTGGAAATCATTTTATTGAATTTTGCCGGGTTAAGACATGCTACAACGTAAATATTACCGACAAATTAGATATTAAACAAGATAAACTTGCAGTATTAATACATACAGGTAGTAGAGGAATAGGTCATCAAGTGTGTACTGACTACAGCCAGGAGATGGTTTCTAAAAGAAGTAAAAAAGAGCTACCAAATAAAGGCCTTGCTTTTTCTTATTTAGATTCAAAAGAAGGAGAAAGATATCTAAGTGCCATGGCAGCTGCAAGTAATTATGCCTTTAGTAATAGGCAGTTGATTTCTTGGATAATCAAAAATATTATAGAAGAAAATATTGGAAAAGAATCAAATGCGTCGCTTGTTTATGATATCCCTCATAATATAGCAAAATTTGAAAAACATGACCAAAAAGAGCTACTAGTGCATAGAAAAGGTGCAACAAGAGCACTGCCTCCAGGACATCCAAGTATTAATGGAGAATTAAAAGAAACTGGCCAACCTGCGATTATTCCTGGAAGTATGGGAACTGCTTCTTATGTTGTTATTGGTACTGATAAGTTAGCTGAAAGTTATTATTCTGTAAATCATGGCGCCGGAAGAGCATTATCTAGAAAAAAAGCCAAAGAGTGGATTAATAAAAAAGATTTTAAAGAAACCATGAAAGGAATAGAACTTCCTGTAAAAGGGATCAAAAAATATTTAGATGAAGCACCGCAGGCATACAAGGATATTAATGAAGTGGTGGATACTCTTTCAAGTAGAAATATGATTATGAAGGCAGCCAAATTAGTGCCTCTAGCTGTATTAAAGGGAGACTGA
- the ispD gene encoding 2-C-methyl-D-erythritol 4-phosphate cytidylyltransferase — protein MDKLNYNVSCIIPAAGQGKRMGTKVNKQYLNLLGKPVLTHTWRAFTRLSFIKEIILVVNKDEKPVCYDEVIKPYNDEINNNKDIIIKAIEGGKSRQQSVYNGIKEASSECSYIMIHDGARPLVTADLIEKVIAEAYIHFAALAAVPVKDTVKVSYENDTGVFVKETPPRETLWSAQTPQAFEKSLIEKAHEKAVKKDYTGFDDCSLVERIGVSPRVVKSSYENIKLTTIEDVELAEKILERRGRFCE, from the coding sequence ATGGACAAATTAAACTATAATGTATCATGTATAATACCTGCAGCAGGTCAAGGAAAAAGAATGGGAACCAAAGTTAACAAACAGTATTTGAATCTTCTTGGAAAACCAGTACTAACGCATACTTGGCGGGCATTTACCCGCCTTTCTTTTATTAAAGAGATTATATTAGTGGTTAACAAAGACGAGAAGCCAGTCTGTTATGATGAAGTTATAAAACCGTATAATGACGAAATTAATAATAATAAAGATATTATTATTAAAGCTATTGAAGGAGGAAAAAGCAGACAACAATCCGTTTATAATGGGATCAAGGAAGCTTCCTCAGAATGTTCATATATTATGATTCATGATGGGGCAAGGCCTCTTGTGACTGCAGACTTAATCGAAAAAGTTATAGCTGAGGCATATATTCATTTTGCTGCTTTAGCGGCTGTACCGGTCAAAGATACGGTTAAAGTTAGCTATGAAAATGATACTGGAGTTTTTGTCAAAGAAACCCCTCCAAGGGAAACTTTGTGGTCAGCGCAAACACCGCAAGCTTTTGAAAAATCATTGATTGAAAAGGCACATGAAAAGGCCGTTAAAAAGGACTATACGGGGTTTGATGATTGTTCGCTGGTGGAAAGAATTGGGGTATCACCAAGAGTTGTTAAATCATCTTATGAAAATATAAAATTAACCACTATTGAGGATGTTGAATTGGCTGAAAAAATCTTAGAAAGGAGAGGGAGGTTTTGCGAATAG
- the ispF gene encoding 2-C-methyl-D-erythritol 2,4-cyclodiphosphate synthase translates to MRIGSGIDVHGFSEEPPLILGGVRVDESRGLKGHSDADVLTHAMMDAILGALSLGDIGKHFPPEDMKFKDAYSLDLLIHCYNLAKKKGYGITNIDCTIMAEKPKLAPYIDDIRGSISKAIDEDISKISVKATTFEGLGFVGRKEGIMAQATVLLYKK, encoded by the coding sequence TTGCGAATAGGAAGTGGTATAGATGTTCACGGCTTCTCCGAAGAGCCTCCATTAATACTTGGAGGCGTAAGGGTTGATGAAAGTAGAGGGTTAAAAGGACACTCAGATGCGGATGTATTAACACATGCTATGATGGACGCTATTTTGGGGGCTCTGTCACTTGGAGACATTGGAAAACATTTTCCTCCGGAAGATATGAAATTTAAAGATGCCTATAGCTTGGATCTTTTAATACATTGCTATAACTTGGCTAAAAAGAAAGGATATGGTATTACAAATATTGACTGTACAATAATGGCAGAAAAACCAAAACTAGCTCCCTATATTGATGATATACGGGGGTCTATATCAAAAGCTATTGATGAAGACATATCAAAAATTAGTGTAAAAGCAACTACCTTTGAAGGCCTTGGATTTGTAGGTAGAAAAGAAGGTATAATGGCTCAAGCTACGGTTCTTTTGTATAAAAAGTAA
- the disA gene encoding DNA integrity scanning diadenylate cyclase DisA encodes MLESKRQGKKENEFLETLAMVAPGTPLREGIEAIVNGTTGGLLVLGYSDPIKKLITGGFKIDIEFSSSSLYELSKMDGAIILSHDSKRIIYANAHLNPSQSIISRETGMRHITAERVAKQTGERVLAISQRRNVITIYHKNLRYPLNNISMILTKANQAVETLEKYKAVLEQNLINLTALEFEEAVSFHDVVKALQRSEMVMRIVSEIERYITELGTEGRLVKMQLDELIVNVADEEYLLIKDFYYDEKQDLEKVKEKISALSADDLMDPEKISEILGYPRNINALDRRLSSRGYRILNKIPRLPMSVIENVVGTYKDLKGIREATVEQLDRVEGIGKVRANAIKDGMKRIREQALIDRYI; translated from the coding sequence ATGCTTGAAAGCAAAAGACAGGGTAAAAAAGAGAATGAATTCTTAGAAACCTTGGCTATGGTCGCACCAGGGACGCCACTTAGAGAAGGGATCGAGGCCATTGTCAATGGAACAACAGGTGGATTATTAGTACTTGGCTATAGTGATCCTATAAAAAAACTTATTACTGGTGGTTTTAAGATTGATATTGAATTTTCTTCTTCTAGTCTTTATGAATTATCAAAGATGGACGGAGCTATAATTTTGAGTCATGATTCAAAAAGGATAATTTATGCTAACGCTCATTTAAACCCATCCCAATCGATTATATCAAGAGAGACAGGGATGCGACACATTACAGCAGAACGGGTGGCAAAACAAACGGGCGAGAGAGTGCTCGCTATTTCTCAAAGACGAAATGTAATCACAATTTATCATAAAAATTTACGGTATCCATTAAATAACATCAGTATGATATTAACAAAGGCCAACCAGGCTGTTGAAACTCTTGAGAAGTATAAGGCTGTACTTGAGCAAAATTTGATCAACTTGACAGCCCTTGAATTTGAAGAAGCTGTTTCATTTCATGATGTTGTGAAGGCACTACAGCGCAGTGAAATGGTTATGAGAATAGTAAGCGAAATAGAAAGATATATAACAGAACTTGGTACGGAAGGTAGACTTGTAAAAATGCAGCTTGACGAGCTAATTGTAAATGTGGCTGATGAAGAGTATTTGCTAATAAAAGATTTTTACTATGATGAAAAGCAAGATTTAGAAAAGGTGAAAGAAAAAATATCAGCATTAAGTGCAGATGATTTAATGGATCCAGAAAAAATAAGTGAGATATTAGGATATCCAAGAAATATAAATGCTCTTGATAGAAGATTGTCTTCAAGAGGTTATAGAATACTTAATAAAATACCTAGACTGCCAATGTCTGTAATAGAAAATGTTGTAGGAACATATAAAGATCTAAAAGGGATAAGGGAAGCAACAGTTGAACAACTTGACAGAGTTGAAGGGATAGGAAAAGTAAGGGCTAATGCGATCAAAGATGGTATGAAGCGTATAAGAGAACAGGCATTAATAGATAGGTATATATAA
- a CDS encoding DUF1573 domain-containing protein gives MERRFDMGENANCHDFQQKVSELLIRHKSILDNLTKFQESNSKVNRAIVKSITTCGCLEVKAKKQDLPGEVSIKDLQDFMDTHLAGKICENCKEVVVNEIGTHLFYLAALANTLDLDLNEVIEEEMNKLSLLGYYNLT, from the coding sequence ATGGAAAGGCGTTTTGACATGGGCGAAAATGCTAATTGCCATGACTTTCAACAAAAAGTGTCTGAATTACTTATAAGGCATAAAAGTATTTTAGATAATCTTACAAAGTTTCAGGAATCTAATTCCAAAGTAAACCGCGCAATAGTAAAGTCTATTACAACCTGTGGCTGTTTAGAGGTAAAGGCCAAAAAACAAGACCTTCCCGGGGAGGTATCCATCAAAGACTTGCAAGACTTTATGGATACTCATTTGGCAGGAAAAATTTGTGAAAATTGCAAGGAAGTTGTTGTGAACGAAATAGGAACGCACCTTTTTTATCTTGCTGCTCTAGCTAATACATTAGATTTGGACTTAAATGAGGTTATAGAAGAAGAAATGAACAAGTTATCTTTGCTTGGATATTACAATCTTACTTAA
- a CDS encoding methyl-accepting chemotaxis protein: MRIGIIGGGRGGRALLDLFNSMEDVTIKWICDIDEEAEGIKRAKELDVPTNTDFTAMLTDNMDLIIEVTGVDKVKQLLNDNCPENVAIMDATGAKLLVMVVEEREKLIEDLNKQAKTLAENAETLSATIQQINSTMQEVASGAENLANLGQDLSKTATNAQEAASKSNEILELIQKIANQTRIIGLNAAIEAARVGEAGRGFGVVATEVKKLADNSSTSIQEINDIITQIVSYIETMNNGIQETGDVSESQAAATEQVLASVQEIVNVSDTLTELANDLTDKASG, encoded by the coding sequence ATGCGTATTGGCATAATTGGAGGAGGACGCGGGGGTAGAGCCCTCTTAGATCTGTTTAATTCAATGGAGGATGTTACAATAAAATGGATATGTGATATTGATGAGGAAGCCGAAGGGATAAAGCGCGCTAAGGAATTAGATGTACCCACAAATACTGACTTTACAGCCATGCTAACCGATAATATGGATCTAATAATTGAAGTAACAGGAGTAGATAAAGTAAAGCAGCTTTTAAATGATAATTGCCCCGAGAATGTAGCCATTATGGACGCAACTGGTGCAAAGCTTTTGGTAATGGTCGTCGAAGAAAGGGAAAAACTAATAGAAGACCTTAACAAACAGGCTAAAACTTTAGCAGAAAATGCTGAGACTTTAAGTGCCACTATCCAGCAAATTAATTCTACCATGCAAGAAGTTGCTTCAGGTGCAGAGAATCTTGCAAATCTGGGACAGGACTTAAGTAAAACTGCTACAAACGCCCAGGAAGCTGCAAGCAAAAGTAATGAAATATTGGAATTAATACAAAAAATTGCAAATCAAACTAGAATTATCGGTCTAAATGCTGCAATAGAAGCTGCAAGAGTTGGGGAAGCTGGCCGTGGATTTGGCGTTGTAGCTACTGAAGTAAAAAAGCTAGCTGACAACAGCAGTACTTCTATACAGGAGATTAATGACATAATAACACAAATTGTTTCTTACATAGAAACTATGAATAACGGCATTCAAGAAACCGGAGATGTATCTGAAAGCCAGGCTGCTGCAACTGAGCAGGTTCTTGCATCAGTTCAGGAAATTGTCAACGTTTCAGATACTTTAACTGAACTTGCAAATGATTTGACTGATAAAGCTTCTGGTTAA
- a CDS encoding small, acid-soluble spore protein, alpha/beta type, whose product MPRNKSRLMSENMKYELAKELGVLETVQNEGWGSVPSRDCGNMVKLAIQKAETMMKEGKL is encoded by the coding sequence ATGCCACGCAATAAAAGTAGGCTAATGAGCGAAAACATGAAATATGAGCTAGCTAAGGAATTGGGAGTTTTAGAAACTGTGCAAAACGAAGGCTGGGGAAGTGTACCATCTAGAGATTGTGGTAACATGGTAAAACTCGCAATTCAAAAAGCTGAAACAATGATGAAAGAAGGGAAGCTTTAG